From the Clostridium putrefaciens genome, one window contains:
- a CDS encoding BglG family transcription antiterminator, with protein MIGNIRLQKLIEILTNTNQDITGKELCNVLGVSSRTIRSDIKDLNSILEDKGAMISSKKSKGYKIEVFEENKFNSFLKNINENDDIYNLTGEERAQYIIVKLLTNEIKGIEGITQIELADELYISLSSLKNDIKLAKSILLKIDLDIEKVSNKGIKISGNEESIRGYINGYMLSYNGFLKDVLDLSFKEILGDKEEIFINSILKDNIFKFKYRLSDISYREIVSYIKIILVRNYKNKTINYNESTREKLINDPKFKIAQSICNNIEEEIEIKILDNEVLYLTKHITSSSLIEEDKDRIISTLENEDKLLIDILSYIKDIFNLDFTKDTILINFLGPHIKAAINRAKYGIKIENPMLNLIKNNYPFALEIAIVANSIIKSEQGLNLTEDDIGFMALHFAAALERTKHNNGCTVKNAIIVCTTGVGTSLLLKVKLEAHFKDRLNIIDTIPFYEFNNVTLNNVDLIISTVPLENKCDKVIHIKRLLDSDEIKLIEYKLDYNYSNPNDFIKRFNERLFFIDVEVSDRDSTIDLITNKLIKYNYITEGVKQEIFKREKLAGTQIGNLVAIPHSINEDIKESFIAVAILKKPIQWDNEKVQLVLLIGMSTKDKHNWKPHLEQLYKNIIDINVVEDVIKSTNFEEFKKVVNKFKNI; from the coding sequence ATGATAGGTAATATAAGATTACAAAAGCTTATAGAAATATTAACAAATACTAATCAAGATATTACAGGGAAAGAATTATGTAATGTTTTAGGAGTTTCATCTAGAACCATTAGAAGCGATATAAAAGATCTAAACTCTATATTAGAAGATAAAGGAGCTATGATTTCTTCAAAAAAATCAAAGGGATATAAAATAGAAGTTTTTGAAGAAAATAAATTTAATAGTTTTTTAAAAAATATTAATGAAAATGATGATATTTATAATTTAACTGGGGAAGAAAGAGCTCAATATATAATAGTAAAATTATTAACTAATGAGATTAAAGGCATAGAGGGGATTACTCAGATAGAATTAGCAGATGAATTATATATAAGTTTATCATCACTAAAAAATGATATAAAATTAGCTAAAAGTATATTATTAAAAATTGATTTAGATATTGAAAAGGTCAGTAATAAAGGAATAAAGATTAGTGGGAATGAAGAAAGTATAAGGGGCTATATAAATGGATATATGCTTTCTTACAATGGTTTCTTAAAAGATGTTTTAGATTTATCTTTTAAGGAGATATTAGGTGATAAAGAAGAGATTTTTATAAATAGTATATTAAAAGACAATATATTTAAATTTAAATATAGATTATCTGATATAAGTTATAGAGAGATAGTTTCTTATATAAAGATAATATTGGTAAGAAACTATAAAAATAAAACAATTAATTATAATGAGAGTACTAGAGAAAAATTAATAAATGATCCTAAATTTAAAATAGCACAAAGTATTTGTAACAACATAGAAGAGGAAATTGAAATAAAGATATTAGACAATGAAGTTTTATATCTTACTAAGCACATTACTTCAAGTAGTTTAATTGAAGAAGATAAGGATAGAATAATAAGTACCTTAGAAAATGAAGATAAATTATTAATAGATATATTATCATATATTAAAGATATATTTAATCTGGATTTTACGAAAGATACTATACTTATAAATTTTTTGGGACCACATATTAAAGCCGCAATTAATAGGGCTAAATATGGCATTAAAATAGAAAACCCAATGTTAAATTTAATAAAGAACAATTACCCATTTGCTTTAGAAATTGCAATAGTAGCAAATAGCATTATTAAAAGTGAACAAGGCCTTAATTTAACAGAAGATGACATTGGATTTATGGCATTACATTTTGCAGCAGCCCTTGAACGTACAAAGCATAACAATGGATGTACTGTTAAAAATGCAATAATAGTTTGTACTACAGGTGTTGGAACATCATTATTACTTAAGGTTAAGTTAGAAGCGCATTTTAAAGATAGATTGAATATAATAGATACTATACCATTTTATGAATTCAATAATGTTACATTAAATAATGTGGATTTGATAATATCTACAGTTCCTTTAGAAAATAAGTGTGATAAGGTAATTCATATTAAAAGATTATTAGATAGCGATGAAATTAAATTAATAGAATATAAATTAGATTATAATTATTCAAATCCAAATGATTTTATAAAAAGATTTAATGAAAGATTATTTTTTATTGATGTTGAAGTGAGTGATCGTGATAGCACAATTGACCTTATTACAAATAAGTTAATTAAGTATAATTATATTACTGAAGGTGTAAAACAAGAAATTTTTAAACGAGAAAAATTAGCAGGTACGCAAATAGGAAACTTAGTGGCTATTCCACATTCTATTAATGAAGATATCAAAGAATCTTTTATAGCGGTGGCAATATTAAAAAAACCTATACAGTGGGATAATGAAAAGGTACAATTAGTTTTACTTATAGGTATGTCTACTAAGGATAAACATAATTGGAAGCCTCATCTAGAGCAGTTGTATAAGAATATTATAGATATAAATGTAGTTGAAGATGTAATAAAATCAACTAATTTTGAAGAATTTAAAAAAGTAGTTAATAAATTTAAAAACATATAA
- a CDS encoding PTS fructose transporter subunit IIC produces MKLLAVTSCPVGIAHTYIAAEKLNKMAKKMGIEIKVETQGSTGAENVITNQDIKEADGIIIAADKAVSLERFEGMAMIECPIAKAIKEPEVLIQMFLDGKVEKKKAKNIKSIDEAKRETKIKQPAFYKHLMGGVSYMIPVVVVAGLLIAIALAFGGTPSETGLVIPDSSFWKKVEMIGGAGFIFMVPILSGFIAYSIADRPGLVPGLIGGYIASNGSFYGSQANAGFLGGIVTGFLAGYVAKGLRSLKVPKMIKPIMPIIIIPIISTLVTGLAFILVLGGPITSIFEGLTNFLAGLSGASSILLATILGSMIAFDMGGPVNKTAFLFGVSMITAGNPQIMGPIAAAVAIPPIGMGIATFIGKKYYSEDEIDAGKAAFAMGLCGITEGAIPFASIDPIRVIPSLMVGSVVGANIAMFGKVADIVPHGGPIVALMGGIEGVLMFLVAIIVGSIITALMVNALKGMKMNKDKVI; encoded by the coding sequence ATGAAATTATTAGCAGTAACATCATGTCCAGTTGGGATTGCTCATACGTATATAGCAGCAGAGAAGCTAAACAAAATGGCAAAAAAGATGGGAATAGAAATTAAGGTTGAAACTCAAGGGTCAACTGGGGCTGAGAATGTAATAACAAATCAGGATATCAAAGAAGCAGATGGTATAATTATTGCAGCGGATAAAGCTGTAAGTTTAGAAAGATTTGAAGGTATGGCAATGATAGAGTGTCCAATAGCTAAAGCTATAAAAGAGCCAGAAGTTTTAATTCAAATGTTTTTAGATGGAAAAGTTGAAAAGAAAAAGGCAAAGAACATTAAGAGTATTGATGAAGCTAAAAGAGAAACAAAGATTAAACAACCTGCTTTTTACAAGCATTTAATGGGCGGAGTTTCATATATGATTCCAGTTGTAGTTGTAGCAGGTTTATTGATAGCAATAGCATTAGCCTTTGGAGGTACGCCAAGTGAAACAGGACTTGTAATACCAGATAGTTCATTTTGGAAGAAAGTCGAAATGATAGGTGGGGCTGGATTTATATTTATGGTACCAATACTTTCAGGGTTTATTGCCTATTCAATAGCAGATAGACCAGGTTTAGTACCGGGATTAATTGGTGGATATATAGCATCCAATGGTTCTTTTTATGGATCTCAAGCAAATGCAGGATTTTTAGGCGGTATAGTAACGGGATTTTTAGCTGGATATGTAGCTAAAGGATTAAGATCACTTAAGGTTCCTAAAATGATTAAACCAATAATGCCAATAATTATAATTCCTATAATATCAACATTAGTAACAGGTTTAGCATTTATATTAGTTTTAGGTGGACCAATAACTTCAATATTTGAAGGATTAACTAACTTTTTAGCAGGATTATCTGGAGCAAGCTCAATATTATTAGCAACTATATTAGGTTCAATGATAGCATTTGATATGGGAGGTCCAGTAAATAAAACAGCATTTTTATTTGGAGTTTCAATGATAACAGCAGGTAACCCACAAATAATGGGTCCAATAGCAGCAGCAGTAGCAATTCCACCAATAGGAATGGGTATTGCAACATTTATAGGTAAAAAGTATTATAGTGAAGATGAAATTGATGCAGGTAAAGCGGCGTTTGCAATGGGGCTTTGTGGAATAACTGAAGGTGCAATCCCATTTGCATCAATAGATCCTATAAGAGTTATACCTTCATTAATGGTTGGATCAGTAGTTGGAGCTAATATTGCAATGTTTGGAAAGGTTGCCGATATAGTACCTCACGGTGGCCCAATAGTTGCTTTAATGGGTGGTATTGAAGGGGTGTTAATGTTTTTAGTAGCAATAATTGTTGGATCAATAATTACAGCTTTAATGGTTAATGCTTTAAAAGGAATGAAAATGAATAAAGATAAGGTAATTTAA